In one window of Larus michahellis chromosome 10, bLarMic1.1, whole genome shotgun sequence DNA:
- the DNASE1L3 gene encoding deoxyribonuclease gamma: protein MLLFILLSLFNFNPSLSLKICSFNVRSFGETKIARPEVVDAVVKIVSRCDIMLLMEIKENKNRVCPLLVQKLTSQLKGSKEEYSCVVSERLGRKSYKEQYAFIYRHPLVSVKQTYQYPDTQPGDEDAFSREPFAVWFQSPKTAVKEFAIIPLHTTPETAVREIDELYDVYLDVKQRWKTENFIFMGDFNAGCSYVPQKQWKNIRLRIYSEFVWLIGDKNDTTVKRSTSCPYDRIVVSGEKLVHAIVPHSVNIFDFQEDFQMTEEQALGVSDHFPVEFELKAKGGFFNWLKSQFSRKRRPRKSRRLSS from the exons ATGTTGCTCTTCATCTTGCTTTCACTCTTCAACTTCAACCCATCTCTGAGCCTAAAAATCTGCTCCTTCAACGTAAGGTCTTTTGGAGAAACAAAAATAGCCCGACCTGAAGTCGTCGATGCCGTGGTGAAG ATCGTTTCTCGCTGTGACATCATGCTGCTGATGGAAATAAAGGAGAACAAGAACCGGGTTTGTCCTCTCCTGGTGCAGAAGCTCACCAG TCAGCTGAAGGGGTCAAAGGAGGAGTACAGCTGCGTGGTCAGtgagaggctgggaaggaagagctaCAAGGAGCAGTACGCCTTCATCTACAG ACATCCTCTGGTATCGGTGAAACAAACCTACCAGTACCCTGACACCCAGCCTGGGGACGAGGATGCCTTCTCCAGAGAGCCCTTCGCCGTCTGGTTCCAGTCTCCAAAAACCG cTGTCAAAGAGTTTGCTATAATCCCTCTGCACACCACACCGGAGACAGCAGTACGGGAGATTGATGAGCTCTATGATGTGTACTTAGATGTAAAACAGCGCTGGAAAACCGAG AACTTCATCTTCATGGGGGACTTTAATGCTGGATGTAGCTACGTTCCGCAAAAGCAGTGGAAGAACATCCGGCTGAGGATTTACTCCGAATTCGTCTGGCTAATCGGCGACAAAAATGACACGACAGTGAAGAGAAGCACAAGCTGCCCGTATGACAG GATCGTGGTCAGCGGGGAGAAGCTTGTCCATGCCATCGTGCCACACTCTGTCAACATCTTTGATTTCCAGGAGGACTTTCAGATGACCGAGGAGCAG GCGCTGGGGGTGAGCGACCACTTCCCTGTAGAGTTTGAGCTAAAAGCAAAAGGCGGCTTCTTCAACTGGCTGAAATCACAGTTTTCAAGGAAGAGGAGACCAAGGAAGAGCCGCCGCTTGAGCTCATGA